The following coding sequences are from one Granulicella arctica window:
- a CDS encoding YybH family protein codes for MPLFSLIPHQYHLPMVRLTALLCTALTLPLAAQLGPAPTTQSIDPLAPPRQVITNPLNQPTVTPGQLLLLDLDLRFSKDVETRGGKAFRDWFALDGVVLNNGKAPVLGFRAITADTDWDPKTYQLTWTTEGAQMGPSNDMGFTWGRYVSHAKDKTGNPIDTAGRYITVWKKIEDGKWKVAMDASANDAPLAGSCCTLPKP; via the coding sequence TTGCCGTTGTTCTCGCTCATCCCCCACCAGTATCATCTCCCTATGGTCCGCCTCACAGCACTCCTCTGCACCGCGCTCACCCTCCCCCTCGCCGCCCAGCTCGGCCCCGCTCCAACCACCCAGAGCATCGACCCCCTCGCTCCACCCCGCCAGGTCATCACCAACCCCCTCAACCAGCCCACCGTCACCCCCGGCCAGCTTCTCCTCCTCGACCTCGACCTCCGCTTCTCCAAAGACGTCGAAACCCGCGGCGGCAAGGCCTTCCGCGACTGGTTCGCCCTCGACGGCGTCGTCCTCAACAACGGCAAAGCCCCCGTCCTCGGCTTCCGGGCCATCACCGCCGACACCGACTGGGACCCCAAGACCTACCAGCTCACCTGGACCACCGAAGGCGCCCAGATGGGACCCTCCAACGACATGGGCTTCACCTGGGGCCGCTACGTCTCCCACGCCAAAGACAAAACCGGCAACCCCATCGACACCGCCGGCCGCTACATCACCGTCTGGAAAAAAATCGAAGACGGCAAATGGAAGGTAGCCATGGACGCCAGCGCCAACGACGCCCCACTCGCAGGCTCCTGCTGCACCCTCCCCAAACCCTAA
- the acs gene encoding acetate--CoA ligase: MGSLIGNESVGTNMDSLLRENRVFAPPAEFAAKAHVKSVAEYEAMYRRSVEDPEAFWAEAAGELEWFAPWTKVQEGEIAEAKWFVGGKLNLCHNSVDRHALGARKDKVALLWEGEPGEVRKITYGELHEQVQRFANVLKGLGVVKGDRVAIYMGMCPELAIALLACARIGAIHSVVFGGFASHAIADRVNDSGCVAVITQDISYRRGGEVKLKSIVDEALKKCPTVKNVVVFQRAASSAVSMTEGRDIWWHEAMALAGAECAAEWMDSEDPLYILYTSGTTGKPKGLVHTTGGYSVGTYLTSKYVFDLREDDVYWCTADIGWVTGHSYVVYGPLQNGATVMMYEGAPNWPEPDRFWKIVDAHKVSVFYTAPTAIRAFTKWGNEWVDKYSLASLRLLGTVGEPINPESWMWYHREIGKERCPIVDTYWQTETGAIMIAPIPGAVAAKPGSATRPFFGIVPEVVTQEGEPVPDGQGGLLVFRKPWPSLARTIYGDPERYKQAYFSEIPGCYFTGDGARRDEDGYFWLMGRVDDVINVSGHRLGTMEIESALVAHVKVAEAAVVGRPDAMKGQAIAAFVTLEGGCEATEELKQELRQWVAKEIGALARPDDLRFTDALPKTRSGKIMRRLLRELAETGEVKGDTTTLEDFGVIAKLRENDE, encoded by the coding sequence ATGGGCAGTTTGATAGGGAACGAGAGCGTTGGAACGAATATGGATTCGCTGTTGCGGGAGAACCGGGTGTTTGCGCCTCCTGCTGAGTTTGCGGCGAAGGCGCATGTGAAGAGCGTTGCGGAGTATGAGGCGATGTACCGGCGCAGCGTGGAAGATCCGGAGGCGTTCTGGGCTGAGGCCGCAGGCGAGTTGGAGTGGTTTGCGCCGTGGACGAAGGTGCAGGAGGGTGAGATTGCGGAGGCGAAGTGGTTTGTTGGGGGCAAGCTGAACCTCTGCCATAACTCCGTGGATCGTCATGCGTTGGGAGCTCGCAAGGACAAGGTGGCGCTGCTGTGGGAGGGCGAGCCGGGCGAGGTTCGGAAGATCACATATGGCGAGTTGCATGAGCAGGTGCAGCGGTTTGCCAATGTGCTGAAGGGTCTTGGCGTTGTGAAGGGCGATCGCGTTGCCATCTATATGGGCATGTGTCCGGAGCTGGCGATTGCGCTGTTGGCGTGTGCGCGGATTGGAGCGATTCACTCGGTGGTGTTTGGCGGATTTGCGTCGCATGCGATTGCGGATCGGGTGAACGATTCGGGTTGCGTGGCGGTGATTACGCAGGATATTAGCTATCGGCGTGGTGGTGAGGTGAAGCTGAAGTCGATTGTGGATGAGGCGCTGAAGAAGTGTCCCACGGTGAAGAACGTAGTTGTGTTTCAGCGGGCTGCGTCGAGTGCGGTATCGATGACGGAGGGGCGCGATATCTGGTGGCACGAGGCGATGGCTTTGGCCGGCGCGGAGTGCGCTGCGGAGTGGATGGACTCGGAGGATCCGCTTTACATCCTTTACACCTCGGGGACGACGGGAAAGCCTAAGGGTTTGGTGCATACGACGGGCGGTTATTCGGTTGGGACGTATCTGACGAGCAAGTATGTCTTCGACCTGCGTGAGGACGATGTGTACTGGTGCACGGCTGATATTGGCTGGGTGACTGGGCATAGTTATGTTGTGTATGGGCCGTTGCAGAATGGTGCGACGGTGATGATGTACGAGGGTGCGCCGAACTGGCCGGAGCCAGATCGGTTCTGGAAGATCGTGGATGCTCACAAGGTTTCGGTGTTCTATACGGCGCCGACGGCGATTCGGGCGTTTACGAAGTGGGGCAACGAATGGGTCGATAAGTACTCACTGGCTTCGCTGCGTCTGCTGGGAACGGTGGGCGAGCCGATCAATCCTGAGTCGTGGATGTGGTATCACCGCGAGATTGGCAAGGAGCGCTGCCCGATCGTCGATACGTATTGGCAGACGGAGACGGGGGCGATCATGATTGCGCCGATTCCGGGTGCGGTTGCGGCGAAGCCGGGTTCGGCGACGCGTCCGTTTTTTGGCATTGTGCCTGAGGTGGTGACTCAGGAAGGCGAGCCGGTCCCGGATGGACAGGGTGGGTTGCTGGTGTTTCGGAAGCCGTGGCCTTCGCTGGCGCGGACGATCTATGGCGATCCTGAGCGGTATAAGCAGGCTTACTTCAGCGAGATTCCGGGTTGCTACTTTACGGGCGACGGGGCTCGGCGGGATGAGGACGGCTACTTCTGGCTGATGGGCCGAGTGGACGATGTGATCAACGTGAGCGGGCATCGGTTGGGCACGATGGAGATCGAGTCGGCTCTGGTGGCGCATGTGAAGGTGGCGGAGGCTGCGGTTGTGGGCCGTCCGGATGCGATGAAGGGGCAGGCGATTGCCGCGTTTGTGACGCTCGAGGGCGGCTGCGAGGCTACTGAAGAGTTGAAGCAGGAGCTGCGGCAGTGGGTGGCGAAGGAGATCGGCGCGTTAGCTCGGCCGGACGATCTTCGATTTACGGATGCGCTGCCGAAGACGCGTTCGGGGAAGATTATGCGGCGGTTGTTGCGGGAGCTGGCGGAGACGGGTGAGGTGAAGGGCGATACCACTACGCTTGAGGACTTCGGGGTGATCGCTAAGCTGCGGGAGAACGACGAGTAG
- a CDS encoding DUF421 domain-containing protein yields MIESMFHMQLPFLEKIIRPVIVYVFLVVFLRLFGKRELAQLNPFDLVVLLSLSNTVQNAIIGNDNSVTGGLVGAFALLATNWLLVRVLFKMPKVNQALEGGETVLIRDGKVDEAAMKQETLTEIELLSVIHKQGLNSFSDVEKCVLEPNGTFYVEALTPSREDADLGELLRLIRSLTVEVKELRAEMAAREG; encoded by the coding sequence TTGATCGAAAGCATGTTCCATATGCAGTTGCCGTTTCTCGAGAAGATCATCCGGCCGGTGATCGTCTATGTCTTCCTGGTGGTTTTTCTGCGGCTGTTTGGAAAGCGGGAGCTGGCGCAGTTGAACCCGTTTGACCTGGTGGTTCTGCTGAGCCTTTCGAACACGGTGCAGAATGCGATCATCGGCAATGACAACTCGGTGACAGGTGGATTGGTTGGGGCCTTTGCACTGCTGGCGACGAACTGGTTGCTGGTTCGGGTTTTGTTTAAGATGCCGAAGGTGAACCAGGCTCTGGAGGGTGGCGAGACGGTGCTGATTCGGGATGGCAAGGTAGACGAGGCGGCGATGAAGCAGGAGACGCTGACTGAGATCGAGTTGCTGTCGGTGATCCACAAGCAGGGGCTGAACAGCTTTTCGGACGTGGAGAAGTGTGTCCTGGAGCCGAACGGCACCTTCTATGTGGAGGCTCTCACGCCGTCGCGGGAGGATGCGGATCTTGGCGAGTTGCTGCGGCTGATACGGTCACTGACGGTTGAGGTGAAGGAGCTGCGGGCTGAGATGGCCGCTCGGGAAGGGTAG
- the galE gene encoding UDP-glucose 4-epimerase GalE, translating to MKILVTGGAGYVGGTVSRILVAGGDEVTVYDNFCHSQRSAVAEGVRLVEGDLADRALLEGTLREGQFDGVMHFAALIEAGESMKRPELYFRANTMTTLTLLEAMQATGHKRLVFSSTAACYGEPLSTPIAEDARLLPTNPYGESKLLVEQMLKWMNEIHGLRYASLRYFNVAGAMEGYGEAHEPESHLIPLILDVALGRRSSIKIFGRDYPTADGTCIRDYIHVRDLADAHLLALEALKEKSRLIYNIGNGQGFSVLQVIESVRRVTGKPIPVEECPRREGDPAVLVASSEKIKQELGWAPQFGELDAIIASAWEWHQKRYA from the coding sequence ATGAAGATTTTAGTGACAGGGGGCGCCGGGTATGTCGGCGGTACGGTATCGAGGATTTTGGTTGCGGGTGGCGATGAGGTTACGGTGTATGACAATTTCTGCCACAGCCAGCGTTCGGCGGTGGCCGAGGGGGTACGGCTGGTGGAGGGCGATCTCGCCGACCGGGCGCTGCTGGAGGGTACGTTGCGTGAGGGGCAGTTCGACGGTGTGATGCACTTTGCTGCGTTGATCGAGGCGGGCGAGAGTATGAAGCGGCCCGAGCTGTACTTCCGGGCCAACACGATGACGACGCTGACCCTGCTGGAGGCGATGCAGGCGACCGGTCATAAGCGGCTGGTCTTCAGCTCGACTGCTGCCTGCTATGGGGAGCCGCTGAGCACGCCGATCGCGGAGGATGCGCGGCTTCTGCCGACAAATCCGTATGGCGAGAGCAAGCTGCTGGTGGAGCAGATGCTGAAGTGGATGAATGAGATCCATGGCCTTCGGTATGCGAGTCTGCGTTACTTCAACGTGGCGGGAGCGATGGAGGGCTATGGTGAGGCGCATGAGCCGGAGTCGCATCTGATTCCGCTGATCCTCGATGTTGCCCTAGGTCGCAGGAGCAGTATCAAGATCTTTGGCAGGGACTATCCGACAGCGGATGGGACTTGTATTCGTGATTACATCCATGTCCGGGATCTTGCGGACGCTCATCTGCTGGCGCTTGAGGCGCTGAAGGAGAAGAGCCGTCTGATCTACAACATCGGCAACGGGCAGGGCTTCAGCGTGCTGCAAGTGATCGAATCGGTTCGGAGGGTGACGGGCAAGCCGATTCCGGTGGAGGAGTGCCCGCGCCGCGAGGGAGATCCTGCGGTGCTGGTCGCGAGCTCGGAGAAGATCAAGCAGGAGCTTGGCTGGGCACCGCAGTTTGGCGAGTTGGATGCGATCATCGCCAGCGCTTGGGAGTGGCACCAGAAACGGTACGCCTGA
- a CDS encoding energy transducer TonB — MAKSLGTEVLAPPQSIQFTHFGVLDDGQRSKASFFTSLTINVLLAIIVVILGMAAKKISDSRPHVTMLVAPVILKPAPEIIKPRVLPKLPPPPKIQAQPPKITVPQVKVPEVPKPQVVKMAAAPVITPAPPKRIIAPAAPAAVNLARPQAASVPNNSPHPSAIALGRPDNPIAPSNLPATSSVNLGQRGLAGMPASNSGGGPPATRVNLGSGSPGSGSLSGNGTRAVAGVRLGVPGGTGPNNATGRVAGPVNLGVAAAATPSKPLSAYSSPVRTGPKVIYKPHPEYTAEARALHLEGTVSVRLRVSASGSVQVLGVSSGLGHGLDQAAENAVRSTRFQPAMDAAGHPIDWEGIVNVAFQLAS, encoded by the coding sequence ATGGCAAAGTCGCTAGGCACGGAAGTCCTCGCTCCACCGCAGAGTATTCAGTTCACCCATTTCGGGGTACTGGACGATGGACAAAGAAGCAAGGCTTCGTTCTTCACCTCGCTTACCATCAACGTGCTCCTCGCGATCATTGTGGTCATTCTCGGCATGGCGGCCAAGAAGATCAGCGATAGCAGGCCACATGTCACCATGTTGGTCGCCCCAGTCATCCTGAAGCCCGCGCCAGAGATCATCAAGCCGCGCGTGCTGCCAAAGCTTCCCCCGCCGCCTAAGATCCAGGCTCAGCCGCCTAAAATAACGGTGCCGCAGGTCAAAGTTCCCGAAGTCCCCAAACCACAGGTCGTCAAGATGGCCGCTGCGCCGGTCATTACTCCTGCCCCGCCAAAGCGTATCATTGCGCCAGCCGCACCTGCTGCGGTGAATCTTGCCCGCCCGCAGGCAGCCTCAGTTCCCAACAACTCGCCGCATCCCTCCGCCATAGCCCTTGGCCGCCCGGATAACCCCATCGCGCCCTCTAATCTCCCTGCGACCAGCTCCGTCAACCTCGGCCAGCGCGGCCTAGCTGGCATGCCCGCTTCTAATAGCGGCGGAGGTCCTCCGGCAACCCGGGTCAATCTCGGCTCCGGCAGCCCGGGCAGCGGTTCGCTCTCCGGCAATGGCACCCGCGCGGTGGCAGGAGTCAGACTTGGTGTCCCCGGCGGCACTGGCCCGAACAATGCGACCGGTCGAGTTGCTGGCCCCGTAAACCTTGGTGTCGCCGCGGCTGCGACCCCATCGAAGCCCTTATCGGCATACTCCTCGCCGGTTCGCACCGGGCCGAAGGTCATCTACAAGCCCCATCCCGAGTACACAGCCGAAGCGCGTGCCCTGCATCTGGAGGGGACTGTTTCGGTTCGCCTGCGCGTCTCAGCCTCTGGATCCGTCCAGGTACTCGGAGTCTCGAGCGGCCTCGGACACGGACTTGACCAGGCTGCGGAAAATGCAGTCCGCAGCACCCGATTCCAACCTGCTATGGACGCCGCCGGTCATCCAATCGACTGGGAGGGCATTGTCAACGTTGCCTTTCAACTCGCCAGCTAA
- a CDS encoding outer membrane beta-barrel protein, with protein sequence MHLRVLHLGTMHMLKGLLLLTLLAGASGAYAQAKPTASRLLDLQAGGLFINANSDYARSRFNGYGAYADGDFYHGFGAEAEFRYITDQDPYVNLHEHTYEIGPRYSRHYGRFQPYAKLLIGRGVFNYPENTANLAYNLGALGAGTDIRIFRHVNARIDYEYQHWFSFKRNGLPSDPNDSLSPDALSAGIAYHF encoded by the coding sequence ATGCATCTTCGCGTCCTGCACCTCGGCACAATGCACATGCTGAAAGGTCTGTTACTCCTCACACTTCTTGCAGGCGCGTCAGGCGCATACGCCCAGGCCAAACCCACGGCCAGTCGGCTGCTGGATCTTCAGGCAGGCGGCCTTTTCATCAACGCCAACTCGGACTATGCACGTAGTCGTTTCAACGGATATGGGGCCTATGCAGACGGTGATTTCTATCATGGGTTTGGCGCAGAGGCGGAGTTCCGCTACATCACAGACCAGGACCCTTACGTTAATCTCCACGAGCATACTTATGAAATAGGACCTCGGTACTCACGACACTATGGTCGATTCCAGCCCTATGCAAAACTCCTGATCGGCAGAGGCGTCTTCAACTATCCCGAAAATACCGCGAATCTTGCCTACAACCTCGGTGCCCTCGGCGCAGGTACGGATATTCGCATCTTCCGCCACGTCAATGCTCGTATTGACTATGAGTACCAGCATTGGTTTTCTTTCAAGAGGAACGGCCTCCCCTCCGACCCCAATGACAGCCTTTCGCCGGACGCCTTATCGGCCGGCATCGCGTATCACTTCTAA
- a CDS encoding outer membrane protein, protein MKKTMLLCALVLTAMTAFGQESRQDASFSVFGLIGPDVTGNAVHMKTTTTGGILASYRYLLTPKSGLELNYGFAQNSEKYVTSFIPNGRIHTRNQELTGAYVYNMTFKNFNPFAEAGVGALIFTPIKDYGTNNLDAKQNTNIGALFGAGVAYEISPSFDIRAEYRAFLVKAPDFGLSDFKTNRYEVVSTPSIGVAYHF, encoded by the coding sequence ATGAAGAAGACGATGTTGTTGTGCGCACTGGTCCTAACCGCTATGACCGCCTTTGGGCAGGAGAGCAGGCAAGACGCGAGTTTCAGCGTATTTGGATTGATTGGTCCGGATGTGACCGGCAACGCCGTCCACATGAAGACAACCACGACGGGAGGCATTCTGGCGAGCTATCGCTATTTGCTGACGCCGAAGAGTGGCCTTGAGTTGAACTACGGCTTTGCTCAGAACTCCGAGAAGTATGTAACCAGCTTCATCCCGAACGGGCGCATCCACACTCGGAATCAGGAGCTTACTGGAGCGTATGTGTACAACATGACGTTCAAGAACTTCAATCCGTTTGCTGAGGCTGGTGTGGGTGCTCTCATCTTCACGCCGATCAAAGACTACGGAACCAACAACCTGGATGCGAAGCAGAATACGAACATCGGTGCGCTATTTGGCGCCGGCGTAGCTTATGAGATCAGCCCGAGCTTCGATATTCGTGCGGAGTACCGAGCGTTTCTGGTGAAGGCGCCTGACTTCGGCTTGTCGGACTTCAAGACCAACCGTTATGAAGTTGTTTCCACTCCGTCCATCGGTGTGGCGTATCACTTCTAA
- a CDS encoding Spy/CpxP family protein refolding chaperone, giving the protein MRTAILSLCTLAAMAVPVMAQDNTPPPPADQQGPPPGEHRDPAQMEARQLEMMTKHLKLTPDQVTQVKAIDDAQHTQMMTLRSDPSTPREEKRSKMMAIRQDSQTKIRAILTDEQKPKYDEMLAREKERMEHRGGGQDSAPPPPPPAQ; this is encoded by the coding sequence ATGCGGACAGCGATCTTGTCGCTGTGTACGCTGGCGGCAATGGCAGTGCCGGTTATGGCGCAGGATAATACGCCTCCGCCTCCGGCGGATCAGCAGGGACCGCCGCCGGGCGAACATCGTGATCCGGCACAGATGGAAGCACGTCAGCTCGAAATGATGACCAAGCATCTGAAGCTGACGCCGGACCAGGTGACGCAGGTAAAGGCGATCGACGACGCGCAGCACACGCAGATGATGACGCTCCGCAGCGATCCTTCGACGCCGCGGGAGGAGAAACGTAGCAAGATGATGGCGATCCGGCAGGACTCGCAGACGAAGATCCGCGCCATCCTGACGGACGAGCAGAAGCCCAAGTACGATGAGATGCTGGCGAGGGAGAAGGAACGGATGGAGCATCGCGGGGGTGGTCAGGATAGCGCTCCGCCGCCTCCTCCACCTGCGCAATAA
- a CDS encoding LysR substrate-binding domain-containing protein produces the protein MDLFQLETFLAVAEERSFSRAAARLHRTQPAVSQAISKLEGELGEVLFERSSRDGTLTDAGEVLREYAQKLLNLRREATGALGELRELHRGRLNLAANEYTSLYLLPILDEFRRQNPRIKVSVQRTLASRIPDEVLMHSVDLGVLSFRPDDAQVKSMVVYRDDLAFVVNPQHPLARAGEVSIRQLGTQNFIAHSIASPQRQKVIQIFTRHKTPLRMGVELPSLEAIKRFVEMGNGVALVPGLTLQRELESGTLVRVKIRDLQIERKLRLVYRRQASLSHAALAFLKVVETYAEAHGDPYCFHTERSS, from the coding sequence GTGGATCTGTTTCAGTTGGAGACGTTTCTGGCGGTCGCGGAGGAGCGCAGCTTTTCGCGGGCCGCGGCTCGGTTGCACCGGACACAACCGGCGGTGAGTCAGGCGATCTCGAAGCTCGAAGGTGAGCTGGGTGAGGTGCTGTTCGAGAGGTCGTCGCGGGACGGAACGCTGACCGATGCGGGCGAGGTGCTGCGGGAGTACGCACAGAAGTTGCTGAACCTGCGGAGGGAGGCGACGGGCGCGCTGGGCGAGCTGCGGGAGCTGCATCGAGGGCGGCTGAATCTGGCCGCGAACGAGTACACGAGTCTGTATCTGTTGCCGATACTCGATGAGTTTCGGAGGCAGAATCCCCGGATCAAGGTGTCGGTACAACGGACGCTGGCGAGTCGGATTCCGGATGAGGTGCTGATGCACTCGGTTGATCTGGGGGTGCTATCGTTCCGGCCGGACGATGCGCAGGTGAAGTCGATGGTGGTGTATCGGGATGACCTGGCATTCGTGGTGAATCCGCAGCATCCACTGGCGAGGGCTGGGGAGGTGTCGATCCGGCAGCTTGGGACGCAGAACTTTATTGCGCACAGTATCGCGTCGCCGCAGAGACAGAAGGTGATCCAGATCTTCACACGGCACAAGACTCCGTTACGAATGGGGGTTGAATTGCCATCGCTGGAGGCGATCAAGCGGTTTGTCGAGATGGGCAACGGAGTGGCGCTGGTGCCGGGACTGACGCTTCAGCGGGAGTTGGAGAGTGGGACGCTGGTGAGGGTGAAGATCCGCGATCTACAGATTGAGCGGAAGCTGCGACTGGTCTATCGGCGACAGGCTAGCTTGTCACACGCGGCACTGGCGTTTCTGAAGGTGGTCGAGACGTATGCGGAGGCGCATGGGGATCCCTATTGTTTTCATACAGAGCGCTCAAGCTGA
- a CDS encoding 2-isopropylmalate synthase, translating to MPNTNQVFFFDTTLRDGEQSPGCTMHPAEKLRMAHQLAELGVDILEAGFAIASAGDSESIQSIAREVRGPRIASLARCKHDDIIAAARAIEPAQKSRIHVFLATSDLHLEAKLKITRAEALVQAAESVRLARTYTDDVEFSAEDATRSDIDFLVQIVTIAVQAGATTINLPDTVGYTTPAEYTALFRTIKARVPGLVGTDGTPSVILSTHCHNDLGMAVANSLAGIEGGARQVECTINGIGERAGNAALEEIAAALMVRRDKFPFTNNIDTKQLYPTSKMLSECISFGCSPNKAVVGANAFAHESGIHQHGMLANPLTYEIMTPASVGVSSTNLVLGKHSGRRVLEQRLAELGHPLTREQLDEVYHRFTDLTDRKKSIYDQDLIGLLQPDKSPVTAAI from the coding sequence ATGCCGAATACCAACCAGGTCTTCTTCTTCGACACCACCCTCCGTGACGGCGAGCAGTCCCCCGGCTGCACCATGCATCCGGCCGAAAAGCTCCGCATGGCGCACCAGCTTGCGGAACTCGGCGTGGACATCCTCGAGGCCGGCTTCGCCATCGCCTCAGCCGGTGACTCCGAATCCATCCAGTCCATCGCTCGCGAGGTCCGCGGCCCACGCATCGCCTCCCTCGCCCGTTGCAAGCACGACGACATCATCGCCGCAGCCCGCGCCATCGAACCCGCACAGAAGTCGCGCATCCACGTCTTCCTCGCCACCTCCGACCTCCATCTCGAGGCCAAGCTCAAGATCACCCGCGCCGAAGCCCTCGTGCAGGCAGCCGAGTCCGTCCGTCTCGCCCGCACCTACACCGACGACGTCGAATTCTCCGCCGAGGACGCCACCCGTTCCGACATCGACTTCCTCGTCCAGATCGTCACCATCGCCGTCCAGGCCGGGGCCACCACAATTAACCTGCCCGACACCGTCGGCTACACCACACCTGCCGAGTACACCGCGCTCTTCCGCACCATCAAAGCCCGCGTCCCAGGACTCGTCGGCACCGACGGCACCCCCAGCGTCATCCTCTCCACCCACTGCCATAACGACCTCGGCATGGCAGTCGCCAACTCCCTCGCCGGCATCGAAGGCGGAGCCCGTCAGGTCGAGTGCACGATCAACGGCATCGGCGAACGCGCCGGCAATGCCGCTCTCGAAGAGATCGCCGCCGCCCTCATGGTTCGCCGCGACAAGTTCCCCTTCACCAACAACATCGACACCAAGCAGCTCTACCCCACCAGCAAGATGCTCTCCGAATGCATCAGCTTCGGCTGCTCCCCTAACAAGGCCGTCGTCGGAGCCAACGCCTTCGCCCATGAGTCCGGCATCCATCAGCACGGCATGTTGGCCAATCCGCTTACCTACGAGATCATGACACCCGCCTCGGTCGGCGTCAGCTCCACCAATCTCGTCCTCGGCAAGCACAGCGGTCGCCGCGTCCTTGAGCAACGTCTCGCCGAGCTCGGCCACCCGCTCACCCGCGAGCAGCTCGATGAGGTCTACCACCGCTTCACCGACCTCACCGACCGCAAGAAGTCTATCTACGACCAGGACCTGATCGGGCTCTTGCAGCCCGACAAGTCTCCCGTCACCGCAGCGATCTAA
- the leuB gene encoding 3-isopropylmalate dehydrogenase translates to MRLKIAVLAGDGIGPEVTNEATHILKAVAELGGHDFTFVPLLIGGIAITEAGTPLPTATLDATLECDAALLGAVGDNKFNALSPDKRPEAGLLQIRQALGGFANLRPSIAYKALSASSPLLPEVTENVNILFVRELLGGLYFGEPRWWNKESDEAINTMRYTKAEVVRVARVAFELAAKRRGKVTSVDKANVLEVSQLWRATVTEVAKDYPSVTLEHQLVDSMAMHLMNIPRNFDVVLTENLFGDILSDEAGVITGSLGMLPSATLGGTVNLYEPVHGSAPDIAGTGKANPLGAILTAAMILRHSAGLEADAKAVEVAVHKVLDAGYRTSDIARGSAQTVSTQEMGKLVHQALTESIDRRQAMHAV, encoded by the coding sequence ATGCGCCTGAAGATTGCAGTTCTCGCCGGAGACGGCATCGGTCCCGAAGTCACCAACGAGGCTACCCATATCCTCAAGGCCGTCGCCGAGCTCGGCGGCCACGACTTCACCTTCGTCCCGCTGCTCATCGGCGGCATCGCCATCACCGAAGCCGGAACCCCGTTGCCCACCGCGACCCTCGACGCCACGCTCGAGTGCGACGCCGCCCTGCTCGGAGCCGTCGGCGACAACAAGTTCAATGCCCTCTCGCCCGACAAGCGTCCCGAGGCCGGTCTTCTCCAGATTCGCCAGGCCCTCGGCGGCTTCGCCAACCTGCGCCCCTCTATCGCTTATAAAGCCCTCAGCGCCAGCTCACCACTGCTCCCCGAAGTCACCGAAAACGTCAACATCCTCTTCGTCCGCGAGCTTCTCGGCGGCCTCTACTTCGGCGAGCCCCGCTGGTGGAATAAGGAGAGCGACGAAGCCATCAACACCATGCGCTACACCAAGGCTGAGGTCGTCCGCGTAGCCCGCGTCGCCTTCGAGCTCGCCGCCAAGCGCCGCGGCAAGGTCACCAGCGTCGACAAGGCTAACGTCCTCGAGGTCTCCCAGCTCTGGCGCGCCACCGTCACCGAGGTCGCGAAGGACTACCCCTCCGTCACCCTCGAGCACCAGCTCGTCGACTCCATGGCCATGCACCTGATGAACATCCCCCGCAACTTCGACGTCGTCCTTACCGAGAACCTCTTCGGCGACATCCTCTCCGACGAAGCAGGCGTCATTACCGGCTCACTCGGCATGCTCCCCTCGGCCACCCTCGGCGGAACCGTCAACCTCTACGAGCCGGTTCATGGCTCTGCTCCAGACATTGCAGGCACAGGAAAGGCCAACCCCCTCGGAGCCATCCTCACCGCCGCCATGATCCTTCGCCACTCCGCCGGTCTCGAAGCCGACGCCAAAGCAGTAGAAGTCGCCGTCCACAAGGTCCTCGATGCAGGCTACCGCACCTCCGACATCGCCCGTGGCTCTGCCCAGACCGTCTCCACACAGGAGATGGGCAAGCTAGTCCACCAGGCCCTGACCGAGTCCATCGACCGCCGTCAGGCCATGCACGCGGTCTAG